The Chloracidobacterium sp. genome contains the following window.
CGCTGTGAGGACGTGTAGCGCGAGGGCGACGGTGTGGGAGACGTCGCCCTCTTCTATTTCGACCGATCAGGCGTTTCACCGCTTGACCTCTTAGTATAACGGCGTAGAATCATACATTGGTTCAGCCTAGTAGGTGACAGAAGGGTTTCACTTGATCAATTGGTGATTATAAACTCTACCCGAAATATGCCGCGGCCGGTTACGGCTCTGCGGTATTTTTGATTTTGGTTATGAAGACAGTAATTCAAGGGCGTTTCAAGAAATGGCTCTACAGCGGTAGCGTCGCTGAGATGGAGGGGCCATCGGAGCCTGAGGGTCGGCATCAGCAGCACTCCTGGTGGAAGGTGATGTGTCTTACCGGTGTCGACTATTTCTCGACACTCGGATATCAGCCCGGGATCGCCTTTCTAGCGGCCGGAGTGCTATCGCCGGTCGCCACACTCGTACTGGTGCTTCTGACGCTGTTCGGTGCATTGCCCATCTATAGCCGCGTTGCCAAAGAGAGTCCGAAGGGCGAAGGCTCGATCGCGATGCTCGAGGCCCTGCTTTCACGTTGGAAAGGCAAGCTATTCGTCCTTGTACTACTAGGTTTTGTCGCTACAGATTTTGTCATAACCATCACGCTTTCGGCCGCCGACGCTACGGCCCACATTCTCGAAAATCCATTTGTAAAAGTGACTGTACCGTTCCTCGATCACCCGGTGATTGTGACGTTGGCGTTGCTTTTGGGCTTGGGATTGGTATTCCTGAAGGGTTTCAAAGAAGCGATCGGCATTGCGGTTTTTCTGGTCGCGGTCTATCTGATGCTTAACGTGGTCGTGATCAGTGTCGGGCTGTTCGAGGCATTCAACCATCCCGAAATGATCACGGACTGGAAAACGGCATTGTTCGCTACCAAGACCAGCGGTGGCTATAGCGGAATTTTTGTGATCGTTGGGCTTTCGCTCCTAGTATTTCCCAAACTTGCGCTCGGACTCTCAGGGTTTGAGACCGGCGTTGCGGTTATGCCGCTCGTCAAGAGCCCGAACCGGATCGCCAATACCCGCAAACTGCTGATGACGGCGGCGTTAATAATGAGCGGAATGTTGATCGCCAGTAGTTTCGTCACCAGCGTGATGATCCCGGCAGATGAATTCTGCCCGAAAGTTTCGTGCGGTGCTGCGGCAGGTGAACACGGAGTTCCGCTGCACTGTGCCTGCAGTCCGGAGCAGGTCGAATCGAGATTTGTAAAACCGGCGGGCGAAGCTAACGGCCGAGCACTCGCATATATCGCACATCGTTATATGGGCGATGTTTTTGGCACATTCTATGATCTCAGCACGATCCTGATCCTCTGGTTCGCCGGTGCTTCGGCAATGGCCGGACTGCTTAATATCGTACCTCGGTATTTGCCGCGGTACGGTATGGCACCCGAATGGGCGAGGGCGACACGACCGCTTGTGCTTGTTTTTACCGGAATTTGTTTTGCGGTCACGTGGTTTTTTGAAGCTAACGTCGATGCCCAGGGCGGTGCGTATGCAACCGGTGTATTGGTGCTAATGACCTCAGCGGCGATAGCTGTGACACTATCGGCACGGCGGCGACATAGCCGTTGGACGTTGGGATTCGGTGCGATCTCGGCTGTGTTCGTTTATACGACGATAACTAACATAATCGAACGGCCGGACGGCATCAAGATCGCTTCGATGTTCATTTTTGGTATTATTGCGGCATCATTCATCTCACGGGCGATGCGCTCTACAGAGATACGGATCGATAAGATCGAACTGGACGACGCGGCCAAGGCATTTCTGGACGAACTCGACGAGGAAGGCGAGTTTCGTATCGTGACGAACCGGCGTGAGACCGGCGACGTGACGGAATATCGATTTAAGGAGCACGAAAAACGCGTCGATAACCATATTCCGTCGTCTGATCCCGTACTGTTTTACGAGATCGAGCCCGGAGATTCGTCCGAATTTAAGGGCAAGCTGTTTATTCGCGGCGTGGATATCGAGGGCTACAAGGTACTGCGTACGCAGGCACCTGCCGTGCCGAATGCGATCGCTGCTTTTCTGCTGTACATCCGCGACACCAAAGGCAAGATACCGCACGTGTACTTTGGATGGAGCGAGGGAAATCCGATAATGTACCTAGCCAGATATATTTTGTTTGGCGAAGGCGATACGGCACCTGTAACACGAGAGATCCTGAGGCAAGCTGAGTCCGATCCGGAAATGCGCCCCAGCGTGCACGTGGGCGGTTAGAGGCGGTCAGGCACCGGAGCCTTTGCCCGATTCCGTTTGGTTAAGAAAGCAAGCACGGCAATAGATCGGCCGACCCTGTGACGGGTAGAACGGCACCGTCGTTATGATCGAGCAACACGCACATTCGGCGGCAACCTCGACGTAGCGCTTGTATCCGGTCGCCTGAGCATTCTCGATCGCAGCCAGACGTGCATTCTTTAACTTTTTACAGGGTTTGCAGCGTTTCGGGGGATTCTGGAGGCATTTGTCGCGATAAAATAGCTGTTCGCCGGCCGTCCAGACAAACTCCCTATGACAGTCGACGCAAGGTATCGGCTTATCGTCGAACTCAGTGGTCTCCCTAACTATTTTCGGATCGGCGTCGTTCATAATCGCTGATCAACTATCGTCATTGCCGCTATTTTGAACTAAAGCGGCCGAGTTGAATGCGCCGGCGAGACCATATTGCCAATTGACGCTGGCGCGAGTTTTTCAAGGTTGATGGAAATGACATTACAACCAAGCGAATATCGTGTCAAGCAAAATGGTAATACGGGGCGAGTGAAGTAGTATCGAATTATGAGAGTTTTAGTGATCGGTTCGGGCGGACGCGAGCACGCGATCTGCAGGGCATTCAGCACAAGCACGAAAATCACCAAGTTGTACTGTGCAAACGGTAACGCCGGTATTGCACAGCTTGCCGAGTGTGTCGATATCAAGCCGGACGATATTGCCGCTCTGACGGCTTTTGCCCGTGATCGCTCGATCGATCTGACATTTGTTGGCGGAGAAACGCCTTTGGCGTTGGGCATCGTCGATGAATTTGAAAAACACGGATTTCGGATCGTCGGCCCGACCGCCGCCGCCGCCCGTCTCGAAGCCAGTAAAGCCTTTGCCAAGGACTTTATGGCAAGGCACGGGGTTCCGACGGCCAAATACGTGACGGCATTATCACCCGCGGCCGCGGTATCGGAACTTGTAAGCGGTGCGTTCGGCGATGAAAATGTCCCCGTCGTGGTCAAGGCGGACGGGCTTGCGGCCGGAAAGGGCGTCGTCGTTGCCGAAAATCGGGCTGTCGCAATCGCCGCCATAAATGAGATGGCTGATCTGGTCGGAGCACACGCAGCCGAAAAGATCGTGCTGGAAGAGTGTATGTTCGGCAGGGAAGTGTCGCTGCTGATGTTTGCGGACGGCGAGGACTTTGCCCTTATGTCACCGACCCGTGACCATAAGCGAATCGGCGAAGGCGATACAGGGCCAAATACGGGTGGTATGGGCACGTTTACCGACGCAACCCTCTTGACCCCCGATCAATTGGCTTTGATCGCAGATTCGATCATTGGGCCGACGCTGCGAGGTTGTCAGACGGAAGGGTTTCGCTTTCGCGGAATATTGTTTCTCGGGCTAATGCTTACCGACGGCGGGCCGAAACTGCTCGAATACAATGTGCGCTTTGGTGATCCGGAAACGCAGTCGATCCTGATCCGGCTGGAAACTGATCTGATCGATATATGCGAAGCGATGATCGATGGCACGCTCGGCCAACTGGAGATCTCTTGGCGCAAGGGTAATTCGGCTTGTATTATCCTCGCCGCCCAGAATTATCCGGCAAAACCGCGAACCGGCGATCTGATCTACGGCGTCGCCGAGGCAGCAGCGATGGAAAATGTAGAGGTATTTCACGCAGGGACGTCGGCCTCGGCCATCGGCGAATTTTATACCGCAGGTGGGCGAGTACTTGGGGTAACGGCAACCGGCGACGATCTTACGTCGGCACTAGCCTCAGCCTACGCCGCCGCCGGGAAGATAAAATTTGAGGGAATGCAGTTTCGCAGGGATATCGGTAAGTAGCCGGGACACGATCGGCAGCTTTTTGCCAGTCAGGCCTTTCTGACCGCATCGGCCTTGCGTTTGAAATCTTCAGCTTCCTTTGTAAGCCCGTTTTTAAGGCAGAAAACCACTAATTTATCATACCGGGCGGCCTGATCGGCGTCTGAGAGCCAACAGATCTTCGCGGTGCACTCCGGACAAGCGTCTATCGGGCGGCGGTCTGTTTCGCCGAGGTGATTGGTGCCGCTCATCACGCACTCGTACTTGGTGCAGTGCCGCATCGAAAACATATGTCCGCTTTCGTGTGCCGCGATCTTGAGTGTGCGGCGTAGAAAAGTGGCAAAGTCGGCATTGTCGTCCAGACGGGCGAGCGACCAGACACCGACGCGATTCTCCAGGCTTGCTTGGCCAAAAACGTACGACATCGACGCATCCGGAAAGAGGTCGTCCGGCGTAAAGGCAATCAGTGCCGCCGCGTCGGCGGGTAGCATGGGTTTCAGAACGTCGTCGAGAATATAGCCGGATCGGATCTGCTCAACTTTGGTGTAGGGATTTCGTCGAGAGTCCTTGATCCGAAGCGGCCGTTTGATCGCGTGCGACGGCAGCATCTTCACCGACAGATCGTAAAATGCCTCGATATATCCCGCAGAAATATCCACGATCTTTTTCTGCTGCGGCGTAAAAGTGCCGAGCGGCAGAACGTAGATCGTATGTCGCTCCGTAGTCGGTTTTACCGGATCAGCATCCAGATACTCCTCAAATGTCTGGCCGGGTTCGTTGTGCGAGGCTAGCCAATCGAAAGATTCCGGCTTTGCCATCGTCTTAAAGAATGGAGCGATCTTAGGGAGATTATCGCGGAGCTCCTTGCGTTCCTTTTTCGCCTCACGGGCCGCGGCCATATTTGACGCCGGGGTATCCTCAGGTGTGTAGCAAGAAGTTACGAGAAGAGCGACCAGAAAAGTA
Protein-coding sequences here:
- a CDS encoding amino acid transporter, which codes for MKTVIQGRFKKWLYSGSVAEMEGPSEPEGRHQQHSWWKVMCLTGVDYFSTLGYQPGIAFLAAGVLSPVATLVLVLLTLFGALPIYSRVAKESPKGEGSIAMLEALLSRWKGKLFVLVLLGFVATDFVITITLSAADATAHILENPFVKVTVPFLDHPVIVTLALLLGLGLVFLKGFKEAIGIAVFLVAVYLMLNVVVISVGLFEAFNHPEMITDWKTALFATKTSGGYSGIFVIVGLSLLVFPKLALGLSGFETGVAVMPLVKSPNRIANTRKLLMTAALIMSGMLIASSFVTSVMIPADEFCPKVSCGAAAGEHGVPLHCACSPEQVESRFVKPAGEANGRALAYIAHRYMGDVFGTFYDLSTILILWFAGASAMAGLLNIVPRYLPRYGMAPEWARATRPLVLVFTGICFAVTWFFEANVDAQGGAYATGVLVLMTSAAIAVTLSARRRHSRWTLGFGAISAVFVYTTITNIIERPDGIKIASMFIFGIIAASFISRAMRSTEIRIDKIELDDAAKAFLDELDEEGEFRIVTNRRETGDVTEYRFKEHEKRVDNHIPSSDPVLFYEIEPGDSSEFKGKLFIRGVDIEGYKVLRTQAPAVPNAIAAFLLYIRDTKGKIPHVYFGWSEGNPIMYLARYILFGEGDTAPVTREILRQAESDPEMRPSVHVGG
- a CDS encoding zinc-ribbon domain containing protein yields the protein MNDADPKIVRETTEFDDKPIPCVDCHREFVWTAGEQLFYRDKCLQNPPKRCKPCKKLKNARLAAIENAQATGYKRYVEVAAECACCSIITTVPFYPSQGRPIYCRACFLNQTESGKGSGA
- the purD gene encoding phosphoribosylamine--glycine ligase translates to MRVLVIGSGGREHAICRAFSTSTKITKLYCANGNAGIAQLAECVDIKPDDIAALTAFARDRSIDLTFVGGETPLALGIVDEFEKHGFRIVGPTAAAARLEASKAFAKDFMARHGVPTAKYVTALSPAAAVSELVSGAFGDENVPVVVKADGLAAGKGVVVAENRAVAIAAINEMADLVGAHAAEKIVLEECMFGREVSLLMFADGEDFALMSPTRDHKRIGEGDTGPNTGGMGTFTDATLLTPDQLALIADSIIGPTLRGCQTEGFRFRGILFLGLMLTDGGPKLLEYNVRFGDPETQSILIRLETDLIDICEAMIDGTLGQLEISWRKGNSACIILAAQNYPAKPRTGDLIYGVAEAAAMENVEVFHAGTSASAIGEFYTAGGRVLGVTATGDDLTSALASAYAAAGKIKFEGMQFRRDIGK